A segment of the Prochlorococcus marinus str. MIT 9215 genome:
CTTCTTAGATTTCTGCAACTAGGATCAGCTGCAGCACCTGCAAAAATAAATGTTTTTTTATCGGAAAGTTCTCCTAAGGTGGGATCAATTCCTTTATTAAAGGCTTGAATTTGTTGCAGTAATTTAACAGACTCAAACTCATGTACTGCCTTAGCATCTTTTTGATCCCCGGCTTTTACTGAATCACCGGTAATACATAAAATGTTTCTAATTCCTAAAGCATTCGCTCCCAGAATGTCAGATTGTAAAGCAATTTTATTACGATCTCTGCAAGATATTTGCATTACTGGTTCTATTCCATTTTCCAGTAATAGTTTGGACATTGCCAAGCTGCACATTCTCATTACAGCTCTGCTTCCGTCGGTAATGTTAACAGCATTTACCTTATCTTTCAAAAGTTGTGCTATGTTTAGAGATCTTATGGGGTTTCCACCTCTTGGCGGCATTAACTCTGCCGTTATTACCTTAGATTTTTTTTCTAAAGTCTGCTGAAGTTTTGATTTCAATTGCCTTTGTTTTCTAATTGGTTAACAAGTGTACTGAGATTGCTAAACTTAATTAATATAAAAAAGGAACTGCTTAAATGCAAATGGTTGAAGAAGAAGTAAACAACATTGATATGATGGGTCTCTCAGCAAGAGAGATGGAAATCATTGATCTCGTGGCTGATGGGCTCACAAATCAAGAGATTGCGGTAAAACTAACTATCAGTAAAAGAACTGTTGATAATCATGTAAGTAATATGTTTACAAAAACTGGTTCTAAAAACAGAGTTGCACTTTTGAATTGGGCAATGGACAACGGAAAGATTTGTAGAGATGGATTTAATTGTTGTTCACTCCCAGACCCTGATCAAGATTAGTAGTTGAATTTACTTTTTTTGTATCATTAGCTAAATCCATTAAACAATAATTTGTAGAACCTAGTTCAAAGAGTTCAGCATATGCAATACATGCATCTTTGTCTGAATCAACAAATCTCAATATTCCTTCTTTATCATAAAGACCATACATCTGTAGAAAGTAAAAATTACTGAGTTTAAATATAAAGAAAATATAAAGGATGGATGACTCTTTTGACTAGTCACTTTTGAAAGTTGTCAAATAGTCTGCTTTCCATTCTGAAAAAGGATTGTTGGCGAGATTGAAATTAGAGTAGTGGGTCTGCCCAGTAATTTCTTTTGAAATGAAAGATGGAAGAAATAAATCTTCCTCTTCGCTGGAAAGTTCAATTTCCGCAATTTCAAGTGGATAATTATTTTCTTTAAAGCAATCTATAATCCAAAATTTATTTTCAAATTCTAGAAAGAATCTTTCTTTTTTAATTGTACTAGAAAGATTTGACATTATTGTTTCAGCATCGCTTCGCGGAATGGAGTATTCAAATTCAAAGTTGGTAAAGCCTTTGATATGTTTTTTAAGTGCAATTTTAGAGTTTTTGCCTGTAATCCTTACCCTAATAATCCAACCATCTAAACTTTTGGATAAATATCCTTGTTCAATACAAAGTTTTTGAATTATGAATTTTTTCCAAGTATCATTTTTTATAAGAAATCTTCTTTCTATTTCTAATGCCATTTAATTATTTTGGATTTTTTGGTGATAAATCACCTTTCCAATCTAGTTTTTTTATTAGAGTATTATAAAAGTTATTGCTTTTTTTAAACTTTATTATTTTGCAAGGTGATCGCCCTTTTTTTATCTCACAATGATAAGTTTCTTTAATGGTCATACATTTTGAACCGTCTCTCCATAATTTAATTTCCCCTTTACTTTTTTTTACGGGTTTAATTATTACCTTACTTGTATTAGGTAT
Coding sequences within it:
- a CDS encoding methylenetetrahydrofolate reductase yields the protein MKSKLQQTLEKKSKVITAELMPPRGGNPIRSLNIAQLLKDKVNAVNITDGSRAVMRMCSLAMSKLLLENGIEPVMQISCRDRNKIALQSDILGANALGIRNILCITGDSVKAGDQKDAKAVHEFESVKLLQQIQAFNKGIDPTLGELSDKKTFIFAGAAADPSCRNLRSLENRMRKKKEAGAGFIQTQMVMEKQNLIDFCEKISNPLEMPVIAGVFLLKSYKNALFINKYVPGANIPENILNRLKDAKNPLQEGIEIAAEQAHDFMNIASGIHLMAVRAEHLIPDIIKKADLSLEY
- a CDS encoding CYTH domain-containing protein: MALEIERRFLIKNDTWKKFIIQKLCIEQGYLSKSLDGWIIRVRITGKNSKIALKKHIKGFTNFEFEYSIPRSDAETIMSNLSSTIKKERFFLEFENKFWIIDCFKENNYPLEIAEIELSSEEEDLFLPSFISKEITGQTHYSNFNLANNPFSEWKADYLTTFKSD
- a CDS encoding helix-turn-helix domain-containing protein, with the translated sequence MQMVEEEVNNIDMMGLSAREMEIIDLVADGLTNQEIAVKLTISKRTVDNHVSNMFTKTGSKNRVALLNWAMDNGKICRDGFNCCSLPDPDQD